A region from the Marinobacter sp. SS13-12 genome encodes:
- a CDS encoding hybrid sensor histidine kinase/response regulator, with protein sequence MNIDQLRAQRSSGFRRLRFEPDLERCYRNIRNEGIRERARPVSAAALLLFLVYALLDALILPPSIAGETMAVRLLITCPVIAGVWWLSWRNISPGTFVALYGVAYLIGGLSVVAIIGIARLADHPLPYEGILLMLMFGYFVMGIPFRTVSILSMLVIAAYLAVEAATGMSLRQILVNGFFMITANIIGMVGSWLSEHRQRAHFLDRQLLETSRHQAELESQRKTHLITVASHDLRQPLNIISLVLENLTANGLPEHQARLVSRLKHSVTHFNNLLASVLDVSRLQEGMIIPEPKELSPLEVMQQIAATCSEQAQRQGVELTTETTGQAVGVTADPELLHRVLQNLVVNALDHSNATRVSLGSTRVGEQLVFEVSDNGKGMDGATLDQIFAPFYRNSRHNDPGLGLGLAIVRELTGLMGGACEVTSRPGHGTCFRVSLPAAKAPATATMQHAGNTGHSNRDHCLVVVEDHHEARHWVCQTLTAWGYRVQGFATAEQAVDQWPDLPDTLLVSDIHLPGMSGHGLFDVLQHRHSVAGGILMTANTAHPQGYDPALRLWILHKPLIPMRLRAAIMHLTRSEN encoded by the coding sequence ATGAACATTGATCAGTTGCGGGCGCAGCGATCCTCCGGATTCCGGAGATTGCGCTTCGAGCCCGATCTGGAGCGCTGCTACCGCAACATCCGGAACGAAGGCATTCGTGAACGAGCACGCCCCGTTTCTGCGGCTGCCCTGCTTCTGTTCCTGGTTTATGCCCTCCTCGACGCCCTGATACTGCCGCCCTCCATTGCCGGGGAAACCATGGCGGTCAGGTTGTTGATCACCTGCCCGGTGATTGCCGGCGTGTGGTGGCTCTCCTGGCGCAACATCAGTCCCGGCACCTTCGTCGCGCTCTATGGCGTTGCCTACCTGATTGGTGGCCTGAGCGTGGTCGCCATCATTGGTATTGCGCGGCTTGCTGACCACCCTCTGCCCTACGAGGGCATATTGTTGATGCTGATGTTCGGCTACTTCGTGATGGGTATCCCGTTCCGGACTGTATCGATTCTTTCCATGCTGGTGATCGCAGCCTATCTGGCGGTTGAAGCGGCAACCGGAATGAGCCTGCGCCAGATTCTGGTCAATGGTTTTTTCATGATCACTGCCAATATAATCGGCATGGTAGGTTCGTGGCTCAGTGAGCACCGGCAACGCGCCCACTTCCTCGATCGCCAGTTGCTGGAAACCTCCAGGCACCAGGCAGAACTGGAGAGCCAGCGCAAGACACACCTGATCACCGTTGCCAGCCATGACCTCCGCCAGCCACTGAACATCATCAGCCTGGTGCTGGAAAATCTCACGGCCAACGGCCTGCCAGAACATCAGGCAAGGCTGGTGTCGCGCCTCAAACACTCGGTCACCCACTTCAACAATCTGTTGGCTTCGGTGCTTGATGTATCGCGCCTTCAGGAGGGCATGATCATTCCTGAGCCCAAAGAACTGTCGCCCCTGGAAGTCATGCAACAAATCGCGGCAACCTGCTCTGAACAGGCTCAGCGCCAGGGTGTTGAACTCACTACTGAAACAACGGGACAGGCTGTCGGGGTTACCGCCGACCCCGAACTGCTGCACCGGGTACTACAGAATCTGGTGGTCAATGCGCTGGATCACAGCAATGCCACCAGGGTCTCGCTTGGTTCAACACGCGTTGGCGAGCAATTGGTCTTTGAAGTAAGCGACAACGGCAAGGGTATGGACGGGGCGACACTCGACCAGATCTTCGCCCCCTTTTATCGCAACAGCAGGCATAACGATCCGGGGCTTGGCCTGGGATTGGCCATTGTTCGCGAGCTGACCGGGCTGATGGGGGGCGCCTGTGAAGTGACATCCCGACCGGGGCACGGCACCTGCTTCCGGGTCAGCCTGCCAGCCGCCAAAGCGCCGGCAACAGCCACGATGCAACACGCTGGAAACACGGGCCACAGCAACCGGGATCATTGTCTGGTGGTGGTTGAAGATCACCATGAGGCAAGGCACTGGGTCTGCCAGACGCTCACAGCCTGGGGTTACCGGGTCCAGGGGTTCGCGACAGCCGAGCAGGCTGTTGATCAGTGGCCGGATCTGCCAGACACCCTTCTTGTCAGCGACATCCACTTGCCTGGCATGTCCGGACACGGGCTTTTTGATGTTTTACAGCATAGGCATTCCGTTGCCGGTGGCATACTGATGACCGCCAATACCGCCCACCCTCAGGGCTACGACCCCGCCCTGCGGCTCTGGATCCTGCACAAGCCGCTGATACCGATGCGCCTGCGGGCAGCCATTATGCACCTGACCCGCTCCGAAAACTGA
- a CDS encoding lipase secretion chaperone → MPRHRSFNKRTFIPVITVIPVVVFSIWILTEQPERKAEYTNAAATETAAVPAPETDPPASKTDIADDKVPDRYRTPSSLGDKPFASSLAGTHIDGSLQADSSGNLVVNLETRDFFDYFLNTVGEVSPERSLAEIERLARENLPPKAAEQALALLDQYLTYKESALALGSQNLDPSRQHDPQYQLQMLKGALTDLKQLRRNSFDANTRDAFFGLEEAYGDYTLASMDIQQRDDLSPQAKATLQEWHRQQLPDVIRRTETRMMADGERYRQRQEVLANASSPEEAGKQLKALGVEPAQTEEVVTYLEERQQFDQRFEQYRQELASLNQSGVAEEDLATMEARLLEQHFEDEQSRTWAKLRALETQSP, encoded by the coding sequence ATGCCCCGTCACAGATCATTCAACAAACGAACCTTTATTCCCGTCATCACGGTCATACCCGTGGTTGTGTTCAGCATCTGGATACTGACTGAGCAACCTGAGCGCAAAGCGGAATACACAAACGCCGCGGCCACCGAAACCGCTGCCGTCCCGGCGCCGGAAACAGATCCACCGGCCAGTAAAACTGACATTGCAGACGATAAAGTGCCTGATCGCTATCGCACTCCGTCCAGTCTCGGCGACAAACCCTTCGCCAGCTCTCTTGCCGGCACCCACATTGACGGCAGCCTCCAGGCCGACAGCAGCGGCAATCTGGTGGTAAACCTGGAAACCAGGGACTTTTTCGATTACTTCCTCAACACCGTTGGCGAAGTCTCCCCCGAGAGGTCTCTCGCTGAAATCGAGAGGCTGGCCCGGGAAAACCTTCCCCCTAAGGCGGCCGAGCAGGCGCTCGCCCTGCTTGATCAGTATCTGACCTACAAGGAAAGCGCCCTGGCCCTTGGAAGCCAGAACCTTGATCCCAGCCGACAGCACGACCCCCAGTATCAGCTACAAATGCTCAAAGGCGCGCTCACCGACCTGAAACAACTGCGGCGGAACTCCTTCGACGCCAACACCCGTGACGCCTTTTTCGGACTGGAGGAAGCCTACGGTGACTACACCCTGGCCAGCATGGACATCCAGCAACGAGACGATCTTTCCCCGCAAGCGAAAGCGACACTGCAGGAGTGGCATCGCCAGCAGCTTCCTGACGTCATTCGTCGTACAGAAACCCGCATGATGGCTGACGGGGAGCGCTACCGGCAGCGTCAGGAAGTTCTCGCCAACGCCAGCTCTCCGGAAGAGGCGGGCAAACAACTCAAGGCACTGGGTGTGGAACCGGCGCAGACTGAAGAGGTAGTGACCTACCTGGAAGAAAGGCAGCAGTTTGACCAGCGGTTTGAGCAGTATCGCCAGGAACTTGCCAGCCTGAACCAGTCCGGGGTTGCCGAAGAGGATCTGGCAACCATGGAAGCCCGCCTGCTTGAACAGCATTTCGAGGACGAACAGTCCCGGACATGGGCGAAGCTGCGCGCTCTTGAAACACAATCGCCGTAA